GTATCGTTGGTGCCGAGGGCGGGATTTGAACCCGCACGACCGTTGGCCACTACCCCCTCAAGATAGCGTGTCTACCAAATTCCACCACCTCGGCATGTTTGCATGGTTGTGTTATTCCGCCGCCGTTCCGGAACCGGAAGCGCCGTCAGTCGGCTGCTGGGCCGGTTGTTCGATAGGCGCCGGCGCGTCGCTGACCACCGATTTCATAGTCTTGCCGCCGGCCATGTAGGCCAGAATCAGGGAGGTGAGCATGAAAATGATGGCCGCCGCCGTGGTTGCCTTGCTCAAGAAGGTCGAGGCTCCGCTGCTGCCAAACAACGTCTGGCTCGATCCGCCGCCGAAAGCGGCTCCCATGTCTGCACCTTTGCCGGTCTGAAGCAGTACGATCATAATCAGGGCGATGCACACGACAACATGTATAATAATCAATAATATGGACATTGGTTTACGTTTTTTAAGGTTCGATTAATCGTTGAAAAATACCAGCTTGCTGAATGTTTCAGGATCCAGACTGGCACCACCCACCAAGGCGCCGTCAACGTCGGGCATGGCCATCAGGGCCTGCACGTTGTCGGGTTTTACGCTTCCTCCGTAAAGGATGCGAACCGAGTCGGCCACCGTTTCTCCGAAGAGGGTTTTCACCAGGGACCGTATGTACGCATGGGCTTCCTGCGCCTGTTCCCGGGTGGCGGTTTTGCCGGTGCCGATGGCCCAAACCGGTTCGTAGGCGACGACCAGGCTGGTAGATCCATCAAAAACAAAGCCTTTTAGACCATCTCGGACCTGTTTGTCAAGTACGGAAAAGGTCTCTCCGGCCTCGCGCTGGGTCTCGGTTTCGCCGATGCAAAAGACAGGCAGAAGGCCTGCGGAAACGGCCGCCTGAATTTTTCGGTTGACGGTTTCATCGGTCTCACCAAAGAACTGGCGACGTTCGGAATGGCCGATGATCACCTGGCTGCAACCGGCATCCACCAGCATCTCCGTCGATATCTCGCCGGTGAAAGCCCCTTTGGGCTCCCAGTGCAGGTTTTGGGCGCCCAGGGCGATATTGCTGCCTTTGAGCACCTGGGCCACCTGATAAAGGGCGGTAAAGGTGGGGGCGATCATCACCTCCACACCCGAGGCCTTTGCCACCAGGTCCTTCAACTGCCCGGCGGCTGCCGCTGCCTGGACTCCGGTTTTGTGCATTTTCCAGTTGCCCGCGATCAGCGGGATTCGATGGCTGCTCATCTATGGGCTCCTTGGTTATAATTGCTTGCCGATCATGGCGGCCAGATCGACCATGCGGTTGGAGTATCCGGTTTCGTTGTCGTACCAGGACAGCACCTTGACCATGTTGTCCACCACATCGGTGGTCAATGCATCGACGGTTGAAGACAGGGCGCAGCCATTGTAATCGGTCGATACCAGGGGCAGTTCGCTGTAGCCCAAAATCCCCTTGAGCGCGCCTTCGGACGCTTCTTTCAGGGCGGCGTTGACATCGGATTTGGTGACGCCGGCTTTTTCAACATTGACCACCACATCGACGATGGAAACGTTGGGTGTGGGCACCCGTATGGCCAGCCCGTTGAGTTTGCCCTCCAGTTCGGGCAGTACCAGGGACACGGCCTTGGCGGCTCCGGTCGTGGTCGGAATCATGGACAGCGCGGCGGCCCGGGCCCGGCGAAGGTCCTTGTGGGGAAAGTCCAGCAGGCGCTGATCGCCCGTGTAGGAGTGGATGGTGGTCATCAGCCCGTTTTTGATGCCGAAGTTTTCCAAAAGCACCTTGGCCACCGGGGCCAGACAGTTGGTGGTGCAGGATGCATTGGAAATGATGTTGTGCTGTTTGGGATCGTACTTGTTGGCATTGACC
This window of the uncultured Desulfosarcina sp. genome carries:
- the secG gene encoding preprotein translocase subunit SecG, with translation MSILLIIIHVVVCIALIMIVLLQTGKGADMGAAFGGGSSQTLFGSSGASTFLSKATTAAAIIFMLTSLILAYMAGGKTMKSVVSDAPAPIEQPAQQPTDGASGSGTAAE
- the tpiA gene encoding triose-phosphate isomerase, with product MSSHRIPLIAGNWKMHKTGVQAAAAAGQLKDLVAKASGVEVMIAPTFTALYQVAQVLKGSNIALGAQNLHWEPKGAFTGEISTEMLVDAGCSQVIIGHSERRQFFGETDETVNRKIQAAVSAGLLPVFCIGETETQREAGETFSVLDKQVRDGLKGFVFDGSTSLVVAYEPVWAIGTGKTATREQAQEAHAYIRSLVKTLFGETVADSVRILYGGSVKPDNVQALMAMPDVDGALVGGASLDPETFSKLVFFND
- the gap gene encoding type I glyceraldehyde-3-phosphate dehydrogenase: MSIKIGINGFGRIGRVVFRAALNHPDLEVVAINDLTDAATMAHLLQYDSVHARLDMDIQAKDGAIEVDGKSIAYTAIRDPEKLAWKDFGVDIACECTGLFRDRENAAKHLTAGARKVIISAPAKEPDITIVMGVNANKYDPKQHNIISNASCTTNCLAPVAKVLLENFGIKNGLMTTIHSYTGDQRLLDFPHKDLRRARAAALSMIPTTTGAAKAVSLVLPELEGKLNGLAIRVPTPNVSIVDVVVNVEKAGVTKSDVNAALKEASEGALKGILGYSELPLVSTDYNGCALSSTVDALTTDVVDNMVKVLSWYDNETGYSNRMVDLAAMIGKQL